One segment of bacterium DNA contains the following:
- a CDS encoding LptF/LptG family permease: protein MKTLDKYVAREMMVPFVAGFAVVLILLVGNIIYNSIDLIVSRISQWPDLLYYIFLQTPYWVMLALPAGALFGCTLAVSRLARDSEITMMRMAGISVRRIFLPVFIVGALTSIAAYVFQEKVTVWTQREGVKVLKRIYLAPGSIPIQANVFFRAERYYFYVNRIERTGGNTTLTDLMIYEPPIGDGFPTLITAKSAMEEDHIWYLKECTIYCVADNGDPELIGHPKKMKLDLRRAVTDYFAQEQKVPEAMSIKELKGEMDKLCQSGQKSDSYQLEYGYKLAIPLSSLILLLCVAPLSLRFGRGGGFMGVLIGIVVLFFYWNVILFSRVLGKTGGLPPGLAGWSEVIIFTILGIYLMWETE, encoded by the coding sequence ATGAAGACCTTAGATAAATACGTCGCAAGAGAGATGATGGTTCCGTTTGTTGCCGGATTTGCGGTCGTCCTCATCCTCCTTGTCGGCAACATCATCTATAACAGCATCGACCTGATAGTCAGCAGAATCAGCCAGTGGCCGGACCTGCTTTACTATATATTTCTGCAGACTCCGTACTGGGTCATGCTCGCTCTTCCGGCAGGTGCGCTGTTCGGCTGCACTCTGGCTGTCAGCAGGCTCGCGCGAGACAGCGAGATCACGATGATGCGAATGGCGGGCATCAGCGTGCGGCGAATATTTCTGCCGGTCTTCATCGTAGGAGCGCTTACCAGCATCGCAGCCTATGTCTTCCAGGAAAAGGTAACTGTCTGGACCCAGCGCGAGGGCGTCAAAGTACTCAAACGCATCTATCTCGCACCCGGTTCGATACCTATCCAGGCAAACGTCTTCTTTCGGGCGGAGCGGTATTATTTTTATGTGAACCGTATCGAACGGACAGGCGGCAATACCACACTCACCGACTTGATGATCTACGAGCCTCCGATAGGAGACGGCTTCCCTACTTTGATCACTGCAAAATCGGCCATGGAAGAAGATCATATTTGGTATCTTAAGGAGTGCACAATATACTGCGTCGCCGACAACGGCGACCCCGAATTGATAGGCCACCCAAAAAAAATGAAGCTTGATCTGCGGCGTGCAGTGACGGACTACTTTGCTCAGGAACAAAAAGTCCCCGAAGCAATGTCGATAAAAGAGCTTAAAGGCGAAATGGACAAGCTCTGTCAGAGTGGCCAAAAATCCGATAGCTACCAACTCGAATACGGCTACAAGCTCGCAATCCCCTTAAGCTCACTCATATTGCTTTTGTGTGTGGCACCGCTGAGCCTGCGTTTTGGTCGAGGCGGAGGTTTCATGGGGGTGCTCATAGGGATTGTGGTGCTATTCTTCTATTGGAACGTGATCCTATTCAGCCGTGTGCTCGGCAAAACAGGAGGTCTGCCGCCCGGCTTGGCGGGCTGGAGTGAAGTAATCATCTTCACAATCCTCGGCATCTACCTTATGTGGGAAACCGAGTAA
- the nrdR gene encoding transcriptional regulator NrdR has protein sequence MKCPFCGNLDDKVLDSRTAKGGEAIRRRRECVGCGRRYTTFEQIEELRVMVVKRDKRREPFDRNKILKGMIVACEKRPVGMDMLESIADDIERRVYDSGIREVESEQIGEMVVEALRKVDQVAFVRFASVYRQFQDAGQFKDIVEVLGGSGRRSSKRSSR, from the coding sequence ATGAAATGTCCATTTTGTGGCAATCTGGACGATAAAGTTCTTGATTCGCGCACCGCAAAAGGCGGTGAGGCTATCAGGCGGCGGAGAGAGTGTGTGGGCTGCGGCAGGCGCTACACAACCTTTGAACAGATAGAAGAACTCCGCGTGATGGTGGTCAAAAGAGACAAACGCCGCGAGCCGTTCGATAGAAATAAGATATTGAAGGGTATGATCGTGGCATGTGAAAAGCGTCCAGTGGGAATGGATATGTTGGAATCGATTGCCGACGACATAGAGCGCAGGGTCTATGACTCCGGGATCAGAGAAGTTGAATCGGAGCAGATCGGCGAGATGGTGGTCGAAGCCCTGAGGAAAGTGGACCAGGTTGCTTTCGTGAGGTTTGCATCGGTCTACAGGCAATTCCAAGATGCAGGGCAGTTCAAAGATATAGTGGAGGTCCTGGGCGGCAGCGGGCGGCGCTCCTCCAAACGGTCTTCACGCTAA
- a CDS encoding peptidoglycan DD-metalloendopeptidase family protein, which produces MLNGFANKTRFAVISLAFIVAFGLCLPVLGAKKKTSALKSDLRNVQSKIRYYRKEIKKKEHQKRFVLSQLYSTQRDLESTQTSLTRNKIKLLDAQTDLNETVERLKRTQKQLDRREMLLQSRVVDIYEGEGLDYLNVVLGAANMWSFQTRVYYLQRILDSDAKLIRQIKADKAAIERDKARQARRVSEISSLQTRLEFQRNKVAALADSQQEMIDNLEHNIELQKKAEDELQAESQEIENQIRRYQMTPKGRARYARAFKGGLSMPCSGPITSPFGYRKHPISGIYKPHTGVDIGVPSGTPIHAAADGEVIFAGWRNAYGYAVIVDHGGGVSTLYGHNSRLLVKCGQQVSRGQVIAKSGSTGYSTGPHLHFEKRVNGKPVNPL; this is translated from the coding sequence ATGCTGAACGGATTTGCTAATAAAACAAGGTTTGCCGTAATATCATTGGCCTTTATAGTGGCGTTTGGGCTGTGTTTGCCTGTGCTCGGCGCCAAGAAAAAAACGTCTGCTCTGAAATCTGACTTGCGCAATGTCCAGAGTAAAATCCGCTATTATAGAAAAGAAATAAAGAAAAAAGAACACCAGAAGCGCTTTGTACTGAGCCAGCTCTACTCCACACAGCGTGACCTCGAAAGCACTCAGACCAGTCTTACACGCAACAAGATCAAACTGCTGGATGCTCAGACCGACCTCAATGAGACCGTGGAAAGACTCAAAAGGACCCAGAAACAGCTCGATAGACGTGAAATGCTGCTGCAGAGCAGGGTGGTCGACATATATGAGGGTGAGGGTCTGGACTATCTGAATGTCGTGCTTGGCGCGGCCAATATGTGGTCGTTCCAGACTCGAGTATATTATCTCCAGCGAATACTCGATTCTGATGCAAAACTCATCAGGCAGATTAAAGCAGATAAGGCGGCTATTGAAAGAGATAAGGCTCGCCAGGCGCGCAGAGTAAGTGAGATTAGCTCGCTTCAGACACGGCTTGAGTTTCAACGCAATAAAGTTGCTGCATTGGCCGACAGCCAGCAGGAGATGATTGATAACCTTGAGCACAACATAGAACTGCAAAAAAAAGCTGAAGACGAACTCCAAGCGGAATCACAAGAGATTGAAAATCAGATCAGGCGCTATCAGATGACTCCAAAGGGTCGCGCACGATATGCCCGTGCTTTCAAAGGCGGACTTTCGATGCCGTGCTCCGGTCCCATTACATCACCGTTTGGTTACAGAAAGCATCCGATCAGTGGTATATATAAACCGCATACCGGTGTCGATATCGGTGTTCCATCGGGTACGCCTATTCATGCGGCTGCCGATGGTGAAGTAATTTTTGCGGGCTGGAGGAATGCATATGGTTATGCAGTTATTGTAGATCACGGCGGCGGTGTTTCCACACTCTATGGCCACAACTCAAGACTCCTCGTAAAGTGTGGGCAGCAAGTGTCAAGGGGCCAGGTTATCGCCAAATCCGGCAGCACCGGCTACTCCACAGGTCCTCACCTCCACTTCGAGAAACGTGTCAACGGAAAGCCAGTTAATCCACTATAG
- a CDS encoding PspA/IM30 family protein, with protein sequence MFTRLWRYLKALFLGKLDELENPEILLQEAAREMRENLAANRQRAVTAITQKNNLKTLLDEQEKRVAQLEAQAEMAVKRGDRDLARRVLREKMTFEETIVSTRTSYDQAVEASEAIKVAIRRQEETVRQRTAEALAKKAQWKQAQIQIEIDKALNGLTFEAESSAWERAGEKIRTAQSEAAARAELAQASIQAKIAGLQDDAIDAQAEKALEELEQKMAAPKAEVEAQQTVQAGQVTESDVERQLAELESKLGTAPAETSEQTPSQEEQPEQKQE encoded by the coding sequence ATGTTCACAAGACTGTGGCGCTACCTCAAGGCCTTATTCCTGGGAAAGCTGGACGAGTTGGAGAACCCGGAGATTCTGCTTCAGGAAGCGGCTCGTGAGATGCGTGAAAACCTCGCGGCCAACCGCCAGCGTGCCGTCACTGCAATCACCCAGAAAAACAATCTCAAGACGCTTTTGGATGAACAGGAAAAGCGTGTCGCCCAGCTTGAAGCGCAGGCAGAGATGGCCGTCAAGCGTGGCGATCGCGATCTGGCACGGCGCGTTCTTCGAGAGAAGATGACGTTCGAGGAGACAATCGTATCCACACGCACGAGTTATGACCAGGCTGTCGAGGCGTCGGAGGCGATAAAAGTCGCGATCCGCAGACAGGAAGAGACAGTCCGCCAGCGCACAGCCGAGGCACTCGCAAAAAAGGCTCAGTGGAAACAGGCTCAGATACAGATCGAGATCGACAAGGCTCTCAACGGCCTGACATTCGAGGCAGAGTCCTCCGCATGGGAACGCGCGGGTGAAAAGATTCGCACGGCGCAGTCCGAAGCCGCAGCGCGAGCCGAACTAGCCCAGGCCAGCATTCAGGCCAAGATTGCAGGTCTGCAGGATGATGCAATCGATGCCCAGGCCGAGAAAGCGCTCGAAGAACTCGAACAGAAAATGGCAGCTCCAAAAGCCGAAGTCGAGGCTCAGCAGACAGTCCAAGCTGGTCAGGTTACTGAGAGTGATGTCGAGCGCCAACTGGCCGAGCTTGAGTCAAAGCTGGGGACAGCTCCAGCCGAAACATCCGAGCAGACACCTTCGCAAGAGGAGCAGCCGGAACAAAAGCAGGAGTAA
- the ftsE gene encoding cell division ATP-binding protein FtsE, giving the protein MIYLQGVSVEYPNGVHALKDIDLSIDKGEFVFVVGSTGSGKSTFLKLLYREILPSSGSVVVDNEDVTLLNSSQVPFLRRKLGIVFQDFKLLPQKNVWENLAFALRVIGVNPRDIRRRIGDVLELVGLTHRCDSFPHQMSGGEQQRAAIARALINHPTILIADEPTGNLDPATSWEIMQLLEQINVRGTTILVATHDSQIVDKMKKRVIQLESGTLVRDVNKGMYQYCEP; this is encoded by the coding sequence ATGATTTATCTACAGGGCGTGTCGGTCGAATATCCCAATGGTGTCCATGCTCTAAAAGACATCGATCTATCTATAGACAAAGGTGAGTTCGTCTTCGTTGTAGGCTCCACTGGCAGCGGAAAGTCCACTTTTCTCAAGCTGCTGTATCGTGAAATATTGCCGAGTTCCGGCAGTGTGGTTGTCGATAATGAGGACGTCACCCTTTTGAACTCATCACAAGTGCCATTTCTGCGCCGCAAGCTCGGGATAGTATTCCAAGACTTCAAGCTCCTTCCTCAGAAAAATGTCTGGGAGAACCTGGCGTTTGCGCTGCGTGTTATCGGCGTGAACCCCAGAGATATCAGACGCAGGATTGGCGATGTGCTCGAACTTGTGGGGCTCACTCACAGGTGTGACTCATTTCCGCATCAGATGTCGGGAGGCGAACAGCAGAGAGCCGCGATTGCACGCGCTCTTATCAACCATCCGACCATTCTCATTGCCGACGAGCCCACGGGTAATCTCGACCCTGCGACTTCATGGGAGATTATGCAACTGCTTGAACAGATAAACGTCCGCGGGACCACGATCCTGGTGGCGACACATGATTCTCAGATAGTGGACAAGATGAAAAAACGGGTAATCCAGCTCGAATCGGGCACGCTGGTCCGTGATGTCAATAAAGGTATGTATCAATACTGTGAACCTTAG
- a CDS encoding DUF4962 domain-containing protein translates to MQGKSRNLVVLAICFLMIWALPAQAAVIRVKTDGNDNYDGSTWALAKATIQAAVTAASSGDQIWVAAGTYDNEEDIDLKSGIGLYGGFDENDTSFSDRDWETNETIIDGSGIYCDYYTSPDPILDGFKIQNFELWAYESSPTIANNTFSNPWQSQYWCVHIYFCFSSAIVSNNTFIGGYDTLYCEWSSIRAFDNLIVGAEWRGVFLEWDQGSVITNNTIVGCGNGIECYDIAETSFPATICNNIIALNEYGLYYNDPDTTPTISHNCVYGNTTANYYGITDPTGNDGNISSNPLFVDEENDDYHITSNSSCIDAGEDDEVETGWVDIDGELRLVDMVSGGDKVDIGADEYADTTAPSTPVVTDDGQMTACLSQIHASWVSTDSESGITEYQYAIGTTVGGTDIAGWTAPSPATATQVTHTGLSLVVGPTYYVSVKATNGQGLVSSVGTSDGIIAAAGLQNGNFEENFSNGLADHWNTFTVSGTPTFSSDNTNYVSANYSQCVGSICCAGVYQAINNLTTGQNYTASVWVKSSSGDVSTYVGINPYGCTDPASTSTVWSAASSSTDWTQISVTTNALTNAATVFIKVVNTASGESAYIDDAALVRDSITPWNPSNSGFDYRREVTLNSCDFSRDNVPLFVRISAPDGMYVNTTSVAVDEITLGTAVSVSCADIWAQPSGKVAEVHFIASGTTASGSQRRFLVYYNATNTATAYTWGNPNWGLYDERDRELPTGDDYFRLESDVLGLERSRWEMYSGFIGELKHGRRPGYSLIERLSDYWSPVEGFYNSYTATSGELVANSVNAEDLVVPTWQSDSSDNQVSLSFSFTNVTPSSPTGFPSHSAEETYRLIKGQPWCEFVMTVSDDVELTSTNWGPKILYFNTGECGFDYMVSDEYSSDPIALRYNTNVNWIVDYNSSDTSKAAGWYMFKPGDLRTRDNSGIEIFNSAPFNVEDDNTYRYLWVFGDRDDIVELFESMNPGWTVGDSATSVTIIQPKADTVFVPGDCIPIDICAPTSMNITAIWNRPSLSDLSINLVATDDGRYEASYDVQSVEDWGTWTLEVYDGQTLVASKEIEVLEGHAHPHVLFSSSDLSNIQARRTTTHEAMWNNLISSCNQIVNYCGNDPVEIPASGADIRSYGDRLLALALAVKVNPDLTTYKTKMWEYFWTMLRYKNWYDDGELWANNNSDLCGMIFLQSLAITYDWFYDDLTSTERQEVRRCLLQYSERALNDFWRQFDQYGAEFSLCNHIWIVHSGLASVAYALEDEMDETTRTEWDDKCEAAWDRIISVISEDGSHPEGVGYGCYGLEYLNRWVEMRRIAGEGNGFADDPWFSNTSRWLLYSVLPGGSDNCSGFAMFGDSTPYAWILPKGSMSLLARVLDDPIAQWLATTLVQPTTYTTPLRYLWYDATVSAVDLSTLPNWNYSHDSNLHSGVDYSGGIFTWRSSWDNTATYFSLKCGRTFISHAHPDAGTFILHRDGVPYIVDYGFTYKKMTDDENVLLLDYGGEAPVGQYGEGYEWFGVENEPQPGPAYWGSITHVLANGESGNPGAYFDVVCNPAPSYDSTASHLGAWTRECVGLGDFFMIRDVMSAESEYSPEFQLLLHSLVSVPDQYGTMWDNTSNPYDGYHTTYTYNQDVYRTTNPWATESGGWSTDPRKDVDTQTYTTATAAHELYVDELSYDTNWSGAIDASYYVPTSKPNGDSNVNDKTPYQYGGMLTRSRTANSASSLIGLRFDDQTTGWTLKRWNDTNDGGDSQAEGVVIRNSSSQSVLSVLWPVNGSCTSSRGWSVTGTMAGRRYLGGDSPSYFARETTSVVDNGTSLLSASASVSLQARMEHTPSANDPNTTKIYAGGSCSVTIYCPNQPTTATMDGNSLSFTWTSGHLTFTISSAGEHIISCY, encoded by the coding sequence ATGCAAGGCAAGTCTCGTAATCTGGTAGTACTGGCAATTTGTTTTCTGATGATTTGGGCGCTGCCCGCACAGGCGGCAGTAATCCGTGTAAAGACAGACGGCAATGACAACTACGACGGTTCCACCTGGGCTCTCGCAAAAGCGACCATCCAGGCAGCGGTCACAGCCGCTTCCAGTGGCGACCAGATATGGGTGGCCGCCGGAACATACGACAATGAAGAAGACATAGACTTGAAATCTGGGATAGGCTTGTACGGTGGATTCGATGAAAATGACACCTCCTTTTCAGATAGAGATTGGGAGACTAACGAGACGATCATAGACGGGAGTGGCATATACTGCGATTATTATACGTCGCCCGACCCGATTCTGGACGGATTCAAGATTCAGAACTTCGAACTTTGGGCTTATGAGAGTTCACCAACAATAGCCAATAACACATTCTCAAATCCATGGCAGTCACAATACTGGTGTGTACATATCTACTTCTGTTTTTCCTCGGCCATCGTTTCAAACAACACTTTCATAGGAGGCTACGACACACTATACTGTGAATGGTCTAGCATAAGGGCTTTTGACAATTTGATTGTTGGGGCAGAGTGGCGTGGCGTCTTTCTTGAGTGGGATCAGGGTTCGGTAATTACAAACAACACAATAGTCGGATGTGGCAATGGAATTGAATGTTACGATATTGCCGAGACATCATTTCCAGCAACCATATGCAACAACATTATTGCACTCAACGAATACGGCTTGTACTATAATGATCCAGACACTACTCCAACAATCAGTCACAACTGCGTATATGGCAACACAACTGCCAACTACTACGGAATCACAGACCCAACCGGGAACGACGGAAACATCTCCTCAAATCCGCTCTTCGTTGATGAGGAAAATGATGATTATCACATCACCTCAAACTCTTCCTGCATTGATGCGGGTGAAGACGATGAAGTCGAAACAGGTTGGGTCGATATTGACGGCGAACTGAGGCTGGTGGATATGGTATCCGGCGGAGACAAGGTCGACATAGGAGCCGATGAGTATGCCGATACCACGGCACCCAGCACACCTGTCGTGACAGATGACGGTCAGATGACTGCGTGCTTGAGCCAAATACATGCCAGTTGGGTATCCACAGATTCCGAGTCTGGTATAACCGAGTATCAGTATGCAATCGGAACAACTGTAGGCGGAACAGACATTGCTGGCTGGACTGCTCCAAGCCCGGCAACTGCTACGCAAGTCACTCACACCGGACTATCGCTTGTGGTTGGTCCGACGTATTACGTATCGGTGAAGGCGACCAATGGTCAGGGGCTGGTAAGCAGTGTAGGGACCAGTGATGGCATAATTGCTGCCGCCGGCTTGCAAAACGGCAATTTCGAGGAAAACTTCAGTAATGGATTGGCGGATCACTGGAATACTTTCACGGTATCCGGCACGCCGACGTTTAGTAGTGACAACACGAACTATGTTTCGGCAAATTATAGCCAATGTGTCGGGTCGATCTGTTGTGCTGGGGTTTATCAAGCGATCAACAATCTCACGACAGGACAAAACTATACTGCATCTGTCTGGGTAAAAAGTAGCAGTGGTGATGTCAGCACTTACGTTGGCATTAACCCGTACGGTTGCACCGATCCTGCATCGACCAGCACTGTATGGAGTGCTGCCTCTTCAAGCACCGATTGGACACAAATTTCCGTTACCACTAATGCTCTGACAAATGCTGCAACTGTTTTCATCAAAGTGGTGAATACGGCTTCCGGTGAGTCGGCATATATTGATGATGCGGCACTGGTTCGGGATTCGATAACTCCATGGAACCCCAGCAATAGTGGTTTTGATTACCGTCGAGAAGTGACGCTTAATTCATGCGACTTTTCGCGTGATAATGTGCCTCTTTTTGTACGCATATCTGCGCCTGATGGCATGTATGTGAATACAACTTCGGTTGCAGTAGACGAAATAACTTTAGGTACGGCAGTGTCAGTAAGTTGTGCTGATATTTGGGCGCAGCCATCGGGCAAGGTAGCCGAGGTACATTTTATAGCAAGCGGTACGACTGCATCAGGTTCTCAGAGGCGTTTTCTTGTGTACTACAATGCGACTAATACCGCTACAGCATATACTTGGGGCAATCCCAATTGGGGATTATATGACGAGCGTGATCGTGAATTACCAACCGGCGATGACTATTTCAGGCTTGAGTCGGATGTTCTAGGGCTCGAGCGTTCTCGTTGGGAGATGTATAGTGGTTTTATTGGAGAGCTGAAGCATGGTCGAAGACCCGGATACTCACTAATTGAGCGATTGTCAGACTACTGGTCGCCTGTGGAAGGCTTCTACAACAGCTACACGGCAACAAGTGGAGAATTGGTTGCTAATAGTGTTAATGCTGAGGACCTAGTGGTTCCAACATGGCAATCTGACAGCTCTGATAATCAGGTCTCTCTATCATTTTCCTTTACGAATGTAACACCAAGCAGTCCAACTGGTTTCCCGTCGCATTCTGCGGAAGAGACTTATAGGCTCATCAAAGGACAGCCATGGTGTGAATTCGTAATGACTGTTTCAGACGATGTCGAACTAACCAGCACAAACTGGGGTCCTAAAATACTATACTTCAATACCGGCGAATGTGGCTTCGATTACATGGTATCAGATGAGTATAGCAGTGACCCTATCGCACTTAGATACAATACAAACGTGAACTGGATAGTCGACTACAATTCCAGCGATACAAGTAAGGCTGCAGGATGGTATATGTTCAAGCCCGGAGACCTGCGCACACGAGACAACAGTGGTATAGAGATTTTCAACTCGGCTCCTTTCAATGTTGAGGATGATAACACATATAGATACTTGTGGGTTTTCGGTGATCGAGACGATATTGTCGAACTGTTTGAATCAATGAACCCAGGCTGGACTGTGGGTGATTCAGCCACGAGTGTTACGATTATACAGCCTAAAGCAGATACTGTATTTGTACCTGGCGATTGTATTCCTATTGATATATGTGCACCAACCAGTATGAATATCACAGCTATATGGAATCGCCCTAGCCTGTCTGATCTTTCGATCAATCTTGTCGCGACAGATGACGGGCGGTATGAGGCATCCTATGATGTTCAATCAGTCGAAGACTGGGGAACCTGGACCTTGGAAGTATATGATGGTCAGACGCTGGTGGCATCAAAAGAGATAGAGGTCCTGGAGGGACATGCACATCCACATGTTCTTTTCTCTTCATCTGATCTGTCCAACATACAAGCTCGGCGAACCACGACCCATGAAGCAATGTGGAACAATCTTATATCCAGCTGCAATCAGATTGTGAATTATTGCGGCAACGATCCTGTGGAGATACCTGCAAGCGGCGCAGATATACGCAGTTACGGTGATAGATTACTTGCGTTGGCTTTAGCAGTTAAGGTTAATCCAGATCTAACTACATACAAGACAAAAATGTGGGAGTATTTCTGGACAATGCTCCGCTATAAAAACTGGTATGATGATGGCGAACTGTGGGCGAACAACAACAGTGACCTATGTGGAATGATTTTCCTGCAGTCTCTTGCAATAACTTATGATTGGTTTTATGATGATCTGACCTCGACAGAACGCCAAGAAGTAAGGCGCTGCCTGTTGCAATATTCTGAACGTGCCCTTAATGACTTTTGGCGACAGTTCGATCAATATGGTGCAGAATTCAGTTTGTGCAATCACATATGGATTGTTCATTCGGGTCTTGCTAGTGTGGCGTACGCGCTTGAAGATGAGATGGATGAGACCACCAGAACTGAGTGGGATGACAAATGCGAAGCGGCATGGGACAGAATCATCTCGGTAATCAGCGAAGATGGCAGCCACCCTGAAGGAGTTGGGTATGGCTGCTACGGTCTGGAATACCTGAATCGTTGGGTAGAAATGCGTCGTATTGCAGGAGAAGGCAATGGTTTTGCAGATGATCCATGGTTTAGCAATACGAGCCGTTGGTTGTTGTACTCTGTATTGCCGGGAGGAAGTGATAATTGCTCGGGGTTTGCAATGTTTGGTGACAGCACTCCCTATGCATGGATACTCCCCAAAGGAAGTATGTCACTTTTGGCCCGCGTTCTAGATGATCCGATTGCACAGTGGCTCGCCACTACTTTGGTTCAGCCGACAACTTACACAACACCTTTACGCTATTTGTGGTATGACGCTACTGTTTCTGCAGTAGATTTGAGCACATTGCCCAACTGGAATTACAGCCACGACAGCAATTTGCACAGTGGCGTCGACTATAGTGGCGGTATTTTTACATGGCGTTCTTCGTGGGATAATACTGCAACATACTTCTCACTCAAGTGTGGCCGGACGTTTATAAGCCATGCTCATCCTGATGCCGGCACTTTCATTTTGCATCGAGATGGTGTGCCGTATATTGTCGATTACGGTTTCACGTATAAGAAAATGACAGATGACGAAAACGTGTTGCTTCTCGATTATGGTGGTGAAGCACCTGTCGGACAATATGGCGAAGGATACGAGTGGTTTGGTGTTGAAAATGAGCCTCAGCCTGGCCCGGCGTATTGGGGAAGCATTACGCATGTTTTGGCTAATGGAGAAAGTGGAAATCCGGGTGCTTATTTTGACGTTGTCTGCAATCCGGCTCCAAGTTATGATTCGACTGCCAGTCATCTAGGCGCATGGACGAGAGAGTGCGTAGGGTTGGGTGACTTTTTCATGATACGCGATGTAATGAGTGCCGAATCAGAGTATAGTCCTGAGTTCCAACTCCTGCTTCACTCATTGGTGAGCGTGCCTGATCAATACGGCACCATGTGGGATAATACTTCAAATCCATATGACGGTTACCATACGACTTACACATATAACCAAGATGTATACCGAACGACAAATCCTTGGGCTACTGAGAGTGGAGGTTGGAGTACCGACCCGCGCAAAGATGTTGATACTCAGACCTATACTACGGCTACAGCGGCACATGAGTTGTATGTAGACGAGCTGTCATATGATACGAATTGGTCCGGTGCAATTGATGCATCCTACTATGTTCCAACGAGCAAACCGAATGGTGATTCGAATGTAAATGATAAAACTCCATACCAGTATGGTGGGATGCTGACTCGCAGCAGGACGGCAAACAGTGCCAGTTCTTTGATCGGTCTTCGTTTTGATGACCAGACGACTGGCTGGACGCTGAAAAGGTGGAATGACACAAATGATGGCGGGGATAGTCAGGCGGAAGGTGTTGTAATACGTAATTCTTCCAGTCAATCAGTCCTATCGGTTTTGTGGCCTGTAAATGGTAGTTGTACCAGCTCGCGAGGCTGGAGTGTTACAGGGACAATGGCCGGGAGACGTTACCTGGGTGGTGATTCTCCTTCATATTTTGCAAGGGAGACGACGTCCGTGGTCGATAATGGCACTTCGTTATTGAGTGCGTCCGCATCCGTATCGCTTCAAGCCAGGATGGAGCATACACCATCAGCAAATGACCCAAACACAACAAAGATCTATGCGGGTGGAAGCTGTAGCGTGACAATATATTGTCCCAACCAGCCGACTACGGCTACAATGGACGGTAATTCTCTTTCGTTTACATGGACCAGCGGACACCTAACATTTACTATATCGTCGGCTGGCGAGCATATCATCAGTTGCTACTAG
- the ftsX gene encoding permease-like cell division protein FtsX, which produces MSIKVCINTVNLRNIEFVIQEAFTGIWRNGLMAFASISTIALSLGVLGAFVLAALGANNFSTAQIGRFKIAVFMHDDADRSHAEETAARIRKMHGVSSVELRDRDKEWRNFKRMYPDINSAGLPTNVLPYAMDVKVADPERLPVIASRIRSMGGIDAVREGRETFQRVMAGAQVVKAVSFAGVIVLLITTAFIISNAIRLTLYARRREIRIMQLVGATNEFIRLPLVIEGIVFGVAGAIVAWCLLRIGSTYIAYAAEKVTPLLGKVSSGLGASAQALSLVILGAAIGAAGSFVSIRRFLRD; this is translated from the coding sequence ATGTCAATAAAGGTATGTATCAATACTGTGAACCTTAGAAACATAGAGTTTGTGATTCAGGAAGCATTTACGGGGATATGGCGAAACGGCCTCATGGCCTTTGCGTCGATATCAACAATCGCGCTCTCGCTTGGAGTGCTGGGGGCGTTCGTTCTGGCTGCGCTTGGAGCAAACAATTTTTCTACAGCTCAGATCGGCAGGTTTAAGATAGCCGTGTTTATGCACGATGATGCTGACCGAAGTCATGCCGAAGAGACTGCCGCGCGGATTCGCAAGATGCATGGTGTCAGCAGTGTGGAACTGCGTGACCGCGACAAAGAATGGCGCAATTTCAAGAGAATGTACCCCGATATCAACTCAGCGGGTCTGCCGACCAACGTTTTGCCGTATGCGATGGATGTGAAGGTCGCCGACCCTGAGAGGCTGCCGGTGATCGCCTCCAGAATTCGCTCCATGGGCGGCATCGATGCGGTCCGTGAGGGGCGTGAGACATTCCAAAGGGTAATGGCCGGAGCGCAAGTCGTCAAAGCGGTGAGTTTTGCCGGTGTGATTGTGCTCCTCATCACAACCGCATTTATCATTAGTAATGCAATCAGACTTACACTTTATGCGCGCAGGCGCGAGATACGGATAATGCAGCTTGTCGGAGCTACGAATGAGTTCATCAGGCTGCCTCTGGTCATCGAAGGTATCGTCTTTGGAGTGGCAGGGGCGATTGTGGCATGGTGCCTGCTCAGAATCGGCTCTACATATATTGCATATGCCGCCGAGAAAGTGACGCCGCTGCTCGGCAAGGTCTCCAGTGGGCTTGGGGCATCTGCTCAGGCTTTGTCTCTGGTGATACTGGGTGCTGCAATAGGTGCAGCGGGCAGTTTTGTGTCCATCAGACGTTTTTTGAGGGATTAG